The Rhododendron vialii isolate Sample 1 chromosome 6a, ASM3025357v1 genome includes a window with the following:
- the LOC131328445 gene encoding uncharacterized protein LOC131328445 — protein MINWLQGCFTTANYSLNINGEVTGYILGQKGPRQGDPLSFYVFVIVMEVLTCLLREKSLLPDFHFWELTSVNHIQDALSKFQILSSLSHSPGKSNIYFSGVNAVTRLAILDVLKFKEGSLPV, from the exons ATGATCAATTGGCTTCAAGGTTGTTTTACTACTGCTAATTATTCTCTGAACATCAATGGTGAAGTCACTGGGTACATATTAGGGCAAAAAGGACCTAGGCAAGGCGATCCACTATCCTTCTATGTTTTTGTGATTGTGATGGAAGTTCTCACTTGCCTTCTAAGGGAGAAATCCCTTCTTCCTGACTTCCACTTCT GGGAGTTGACCTCAGTCAATCATATTCAGGATGCACTCTCTAAATTTCAAATCCTGTCTAGCCTTTCTCATAGCCCTGGGAAAAGTAATATTTACTTCTCTGGAGTTAATGCAGTCACTAGGCTGGCCATTTTGGATGTCCTGAAGTTTAAAGAAGGCAGTTTGCCTGTCTAG